The segment GACATCCCAAACGAAGAGTGGAACCACGATTCGACTTACTTGGAAACCGTCAGAGCCCAATTCCTACGCAATGCTCTTCCACTGCCAGACCAACTTGGTCGCTACGTTTCGCGAGAGGTATCCCGAAGACCTCGAATTCCAGGGGAATCGAGCCATCGTATTTCAACGTGACTCGGCTGTTCCAGTTGACAAGCTTTCAGAATGCGTTGCTTCTGCACTGCTGTATCACCAAAACAAGAATCTCGACAGATTTAGGTAAGAAGCTTTGAATGGGCAATCCGCCTAACAAAACATTGCAGTAGACCAAATCGTGCGCTTCGCGCACAGTTGGGTCGCTGAATTTCAACCGATAGTCGCAAGAAAATCTACAAAATTTGAGGGAAAACTGATGGTAACCGAGATGATCGCTGCAATTTACGTTGACGATCTAACTGCATCTAGGAATTTTTATCGCGAGCTATTAGGTTTACAACCGATTTTTGAAGCAGAGTGGATTTGCCAGCTTTCATCTCCTTCAAACGAATCGCTCAAGTTAATACTTCAACCACGCGAACATGAATTGATTCCAAAAGCTTTTCAAGAACGGCCTAAGGGAACTAGTATTGCGTTCATAGTACCAGATAGCGATGAGATTTATCAGAGAGCTGTCGCTATGGGCTTGGAAATTATCCAAGAGCCACGTAATGAGGAGTACGGTCGACGTCGATTCCTTACCGTCGATCCGGATAGACTACTTGTGGATGTTAGTTCCGA is part of the Rubidibacter lacunae KORDI 51-2 genome and harbors:
- a CDS encoding DUF1801 domain-containing protein → MKPFTDPQVHAVYDGYPQEIRNKLLSLRELIFEVAASLEGVGDLEEALKWGEPAYLTSQTKSGTTIRLTWKPSEPNSYAMLFHCQTNLVATFRERYPEDLEFQGNRAIVFQRDSAVPVDKLSECVASALLYHQNKNLDRFR
- a CDS encoding VOC family protein, which encodes MVTEMIAAIYVDDLTASRNFYRELLGLQPIFEAEWICQLSSPSNESLKLILQPREHELIPKAFQERPKGTSIAFIVPDSDEIYQRAVAMGLEIIQEPRNEEYGRRRFLTVDPDRLLVDVSSDCEPSPDFVAKYMNFEE